ATAAAATGTCTGAAAAGCTAAAAGTCGTTTGGTATAACGGAATGAACGTCGATAAGGTTCATTTCGAGCAACAAGAAAGATATTTTGAGAGAAATTTAAACCTAAAAACCATCTCTTCTTTTTCAAATTTATATGGTGTTTTAGATTTAGAAATTTCAAGCGATCTTTTGCTTCAAGGTAAAATAGGGCTAACTAAAATTTCTTGTATCTCTCAAGATGGCACGATTTTTAACGCGCCAGATCAAGATGAATTACCAGAGCCACTTGAGATAAGCCCAAGTGAACTAAACTCAGCCATTATAGTGTTAAAACTACCTATTAGCTCAGGTCTGGTTGATATTAGCTTGCAAAATAATTTACCAAATCTAAAATTTACAGCCAAGCAAGCACTTATTAGCTCAAGAGTGCATGATGAAGCTAGCAATGATATATTAAACGAGCTAGATGATAAAGATGATTTTGAACTATCTTCTGCCTTTACACAAGATAAAGAAAATCTAATCCTAGCAAGCCAAAGATCGTCTCTTGGGGTATTTGGCTCAAAGATGCCTTATGAGCTTAGCATACCAATTTGTAAAATAAAAAATATAGACCTAAATAAGCAAATAACACTTGACGAAAAATTTATTCCAACTTGTATTGACATCAGTAAAAACACCTTTATAACAAATTTTATAGAGGAGCTTAGCCTTGCTACAAAGCAACATCAAGAGAGTTATTTTGGGTTGCTAGGAGGTGTTGATCAAGCTAAAAATAGACTTGATTTTTCAACATATTTAACACTAAATATGCTAAAAAAATGGCATTTAATATTCTCTTATTTACTAAAGAAAGATAAATTTCACCCAGAGTATTTGTATGAAAAATTAGTTGATTTTCAGTCTGATTTGTTAGCACTTAGTCACGATAATAGTTTTAGCGAATTTATAGCCTACGATCACAATAATCTAACTCAAACATTTGTGCCTTTGATAAATAATCTAAGACTTTTATTCTCACATATCTTATCTCCAAAATATATAATGGCGCAAATTGTTAAAAATAATCACGGCTTTTATGACTGTATTTTTGATAATCCAAGCATTATTGAAAACTCAGAAATTTATTTTGCTATTCACAGTGATACGAAAAATGAGTATCTTCTTAAAAATTTCAAAGAGCAGTGCAAGATCCATACTCAATCAAATATAAAAGGCATAGTTTCTTCACAGCTAAGGGGTATAAACGTAGAGCAAATTTCTGTTGTTCCTAGCACTTTACCAAAGTTAAACGATTATATCTATTATAAGATAGACAAAAAAGATGAAATTTTTAAAAGCTTTGCAAATCAAAATGTGATTAGCGTTTATATAACAGCAAATTTACCAAATGCTGACATTAAAATGTGGGCTTTATTATAAGGATAAAAATGAACGAAAATCAAAATGAAACCTCAGTTTTAAGTCAAACAAATCTTTTGGGCCTTGGCACAAATTTTGCACTAGATCACGTGTTACCATTACTTCTTTTGGCAAATAGGGTTTCAAAATTACAAAATTTTTCACAAAGCGAAATGGCAAATTTACGTGAAAAATTGATAAACGATATCTTAAGTACCACTTCAAAGATATCAAATCTAGGCATTTATGAGGAAGACGATATTATTAGACTTAGATATTGCCTTTGTGTTTTTATAGATGAGAGCTTACTAAAAAATGAAATTTTTATGAACAGCTTTTGGGCCAATAATACCCTGACAACAAGATTTTTTAATGAAAATCTAGGCGGAAATAAATTCTTTGGCATTATGGATAAGTGGTTTGAAAATGTTGGCAAAAATAAAGATTTCTTGGAATTTATATATGCTTGTTTGGTGCTTGGCTATAAAGGAAAATATGAAACCCAAGAAGATTGCAATGAAAAAATTTCTTACCTTTGTGAAAATATAGCTGCAGCCGTTTCTCCGCTCATAAAAGTTGATGAAAATGTATTTGAAAAGAGCTACTTAAAACAGACAAAGAAAAGCTTTCTTGAGGTATTTTCGCTAAAGCGTTTAAAATTTTATTTCATTTTGCTAGCCATTGCTATGATCGCAGCTGCATTTTTATATAGTACATATTCTATGGATCAAAACAATATCAGAAACGATAGTGTCCTAAATAATAAGATAGAGAATTTTATGGATAACAAGTAAGTGCAAGATAATTTTTGTAATAAATTTAATGAAGATTTTCTAGAGAATGAGCTTTATATTAGTTTAACTGATGAGATGTCAAAGTATAAAACTTTGATGCATGATAGCATAAAGTGGGATTATGTATTTAGCTCATCTTTAAAAGCCTTAAGCGAGTTTAGTCTTGATGCTAAGCTTTTAAATTTCTTAGCGATTTCTGCTATAAATTTAAATGACAAAGAGGCTTTTAAGACACTTATAAAAGCTTTTGCCTTTTTTCTATCTATTTTGAAAAAAGAGCCAAATTTACTTGCAAAAAATGAAAAACAACTACCTGCTAAAAAAAAGATAATAGCTCAAACAATAGAGCTTTTTACGCAAGCTAATGATAAAGCTTTGGATCAAACTGACGCAAAAGCGTTTAATGACCTTGTACCTGAGCTTTCACAAGAGCTTGGCACACATTTTGATACGCTTTATATAGAAGAAAAAAAAGAAGAAATTTTAAAAGCCAAAGAGCCAAAAGTCATTACTAAAACTGAGCCAACTTACCATCAAAACGTTTCGTTTAGCGGCAATGACATTAGTACATTTAATGATAGAGAATTTAGAGAATATTTTATAAATTTATCACTAATGCTTTTAAAGAGTGATATTAAAAATTTTAATGCTTATGCTTTAATTTTTGAAGCAATGTGGGGTAGAATAAAGGCGCTTCCATCAAGTAGCGATCAAATAACACAGATACGTTATCCTGATGAAAATCTGATTATGCTTTTAAAAAAAAGTAACGAACTAAATCTTGACAATTTAGAAAAATTTATAAGAAATTTAGCACTTAACCCATTTTGGATAGAAGGCATTAAGATATTTTGCGAGTTTTTAAATAGCACTGGACTTGCAAGGCAAAGTGATCTTATTTGTGGTATGGTTTTAAATTTTATTGATAAATTTCCAGATATAAAAAAGCTTAAATTTCAAAGCGGAGAAGCTTTTTTTAGTGAAGATATAAACAAATTTTTTATTAAAAGTAACTCTTTGGAATTTACTTCCAGCAGTGATAGTAAAAAAGATATGAGTTTTGAATATCTAATAAAAGAACTAGACAAAAGCAAGCATGCTTCAAGTGCTCAAAGCGAGCTTAATTTTATGCTTGAATTATCAAAAATTTTTACTGCTCAAGGTATGAATAATAATGCAAAAGCTACCTATGCACAAATAGTTAATTTCATAGAAAATACCGAGCTTAAAGATTATTTATCAGACATATATATAAAGGCAAAAACATTTGTGTGATAAAATATGTTCTTTTAAATCACCTTTAATTTTATTTAAATATAATTCTTAAATCATTTACAAAAAAAGGATGTTACTATGGCAGATAATCTAATCCCACCAAAAGAACGCATAAATATAGTTTATAAAACTAAGACAAATGACCAAGAGGCTGATGTAGAGCTTCCATTAAAACTTATGGTAGTTGCAAATTTAACTGGTGAAAACCAAACTCCACTTGAAGATCGTGAAGTGATTTCTATCAATAAAATAAATTTTGATCAGGTTATGAAAAGCTTAGATATTCATACAAATTTCTCTGTAAAAAATAAGCTAAATTCTAATAATGAAGATTTAAATATTGACCTTGATTTTGAGAGCATCCATGATTTTAATCCAGACAATATTATAAATCAAATCCCTGAACTAAAAAAACTCTTGCAGCTTAGAAAAGCTTTAGTTGCACTAAAAGGTCCTATGGGCAATATGCCTGATTTTAGAAAAGCGGTTTTAGAAGCTATAAAAGATGAAGATAGTAGAAAACAACTTCTTTTAGAGATTAAAGACGAACAAGATAAGGAATAAAAATGTCTGAAACTAAAGTTAAAACTCCTATCATTGAAAGCATAATGCAAAGGAGTAAATATTCAAAAGATGACGAGAGTTATAGTGTTGTAAAGCAAGGAGTTGCTGAGTTTATTTCAAACATAATAACAACAAATAATGCCGAAGATAAAATAAATAAGCTCGCACTTGATGAGATGATAGCTCACATCGATACCCTTTTATCTGCTCAAATGGATGAAATTTTACACAATAAATCTTTTCAAGAGCTAGAATCAACTTGGCGTGGAATTAGATTTTTGGTTGAGAGAACAAATTTTAATGAAAATGTAAAAATTGATCTTTTAGACGCCACAAAAGAAGAAATTTTAGATGATTTTGAAAATAATCTAGATATAACTCAAAGTACACTTTATAAACAAATTTATTCAGCCGAATATGGACAATTTGGTGGTGAACCAGTTGGTGCGATAGTGGCTGACTATGAGCTAGATAAATCAAATCAAGATATGACTTTTTTAAATAAAATGTCATCAATTGCTGCAATGAGCCATTCGCCACTTCTTACATCTCTTTCTGCTAAATTTTTCGGACTTGACAATTTTGGTGAGCTTGAAAATATAAAAGATCTAAAAAGCATGCTAGAAGGCCCACAATATACAAGATGGAGAACTTTTAGAGAAAATGAAGATGCAAAATACACAGGATGTATGGTAAATAGATTTCTTACAAGATCTCCTTATGTGCCAGAAGATAACCCTATAAAGAGCTTTAATTATAGAGAAACTGTAAATAATCATGATGATATGCTTTGGGGCAATGGAGCTTATGCGTTTGCTACAAGGCTTACAGATAGTTTTGCTGATTATAGATGGTGCGGAAATATTATTGGGCCAAAAGGTGGCGGTGCCGTAAAAGATCTTCCAACTTATACTTATGAAAATTATGGAAGTGTCCAAACAAAAATTCCAACCGAAGTTTTGATCACAGATAGAAGAGAATTTGAACTTTCAGAAAATGGATTTATCGCTCTTACTTTAAGAAGAGATAGTAATAACGCTGCATTTTTCTCAGCAAACTCTGCGTTAAAACCTAAAATTTTCCCAAATACTCCAGAAGGTAAAGCTGCTGAGACAAATTTCAGGCTCGGAACTCAACTGCCTTATGTGTTCTTGATCTCTCGTTTGGCTCATTATCTAAAAGTGCTTCAAAGAGAAGAGATAGGTACATGGAAAGAGCGTAGCGATGTTGAGCGCGGCTTAAATGAATGGCTAAGACAATACATCTCAGATCAGGAAAACCCACCAGCAGATGTTAGAAGTAGAAGACCATTTAGAAGCGCAAAAGTAATCGTCAGTGATATAGCCGGCGAGCCTGGTTGGTATAAAATAGAGCTTCTAGCTAGACCTCACTTTAAATTTATGGGAGCAAATTTCGAGCTTTCTTTGGTCGGAAAACTAGACAAAGAGTAAGCTTGCTATGTCGCTGATAGATAAAATTTTGTATGAATTTAGTGATGAATCAAAGCTACGTCCATATTTTAAAGATCTAGACAGCGACATAAAAGATCACATTGATACTATCTTAAACTCTAGACTTGGTAACTACGGCCGATTAAATGATAGTATTATTGATCTTTGGTCGATGGGTGTTGAGATAAACGAGCTTGGTCATAAACTTGGTATGGCAATATATGAATTAATCAGCTCAAATGAGAATAGAATAGAAGTAACATCTATCGGATACGATGACTCACTAAAGCCTTGGCGTATCATCTTTAATATAAACTACAAGCATAAAAATGATAATTTTAAAGAGTATTTGCTAAAAGTTATTTTTAAAAACAATAGA
The nucleotide sequence above comes from Campylobacter concisus. Encoded proteins:
- the tssK gene encoding type VI secretion system baseplate subunit TssK, which translates into the protein MSEKLKVVWYNGMNVDKVHFEQQERYFERNLNLKTISSFSNLYGVLDLEISSDLLLQGKIGLTKISCISQDGTIFNAPDQDELPEPLEISPSELNSAIIVLKLPISSGLVDISLQNNLPNLKFTAKQALISSRVHDEASNDILNELDDKDDFELSSAFTQDKENLILASQRSSLGVFGSKMPYELSIPICKIKNIDLNKQITLDEKFIPTCIDISKNTFITNFIEELSLATKQHQESYFGLLGGVDQAKNRLDFSTYLTLNMLKKWHLIFSYLLKKDKFHPEYLYEKLVDFQSDLLALSHDNSFSEFIAYDHNNLTQTFVPLINNLRLLFSHILSPKYIMAQIVKNNHGFYDCIFDNPSIIENSEIYFAIHSDTKNEYLLKNFKEQCKIHTQSNIKGIVSSQLRGINVEQISVVPSTLPKLNDYIYYKIDKKDEIFKSFANQNVISVYITANLPNADIKMWALL
- the tssC gene encoding type VI secretion system contractile sheath large subunit; the protein is MSETKVKTPIIESIMQRSKYSKDDESYSVVKQGVAEFISNIITTNNAEDKINKLALDEMIAHIDTLLSAQMDEILHNKSFQELESTWRGIRFLVERTNFNENVKIDLLDATKEEILDDFENNLDITQSTLYKQIYSAEYGQFGGEPVGAIVADYELDKSNQDMTFLNKMSSIAAMSHSPLLTSLSAKFFGLDNFGELENIKDLKSMLEGPQYTRWRTFRENEDAKYTGCMVNRFLTRSPYVPEDNPIKSFNYRETVNNHDDMLWGNGAYAFATRLTDSFADYRWCGNIIGPKGGGAVKDLPTYTYENYGSVQTKIPTEVLITDRREFELSENGFIALTLRRDSNNAAFFSANSALKPKIFPNTPEGKAAETNFRLGTQLPYVFLISRLAHYLKVLQREEIGTWKERSDVERGLNEWLRQYISDQENPPADVRSRRPFRSAKVIVSDIAGEPGWYKIELLARPHFKFMGANFELSLVGKLDKE
- the icmH gene encoding type IVB secretion system protein IcmH/DotU translates to MNENQNETSVLSQTNLLGLGTNFALDHVLPLLLLANRVSKLQNFSQSEMANLREKLINDILSTTSKISNLGIYEEDDIIRLRYCLCVFIDESLLKNEIFMNSFWANNTLTTRFFNENLGGNKFFGIMDKWFENVGKNKDFLEFIYACLVLGYKGKYETQEDCNEKISYLCENIAAAVSPLIKVDENVFEKSYLKQTKKSFLEVFSLKRLKFYFILLAIAMIAAAFLYSTYSMDQNNIRNDSVLNNKIENFMDNK
- the tssB gene encoding type VI secretion system contractile sheath small subunit yields the protein MADNLIPPKERINIVYKTKTNDQEADVELPLKLMVVANLTGENQTPLEDREVISINKINFDQVMKSLDIHTNFSVKNKLNSNNEDLNIDLDFESIHDFNPDNIINQIPELKKLLQLRKALVALKGPMGNMPDFRKAVLEAIKDEDSRKQLLLEIKDEQDKE
- a CDS encoding type VI secretion system domain-containing protein → MQDNFCNKFNEDFLENELYISLTDEMSKYKTLMHDSIKWDYVFSSSLKALSEFSLDAKLLNFLAISAINLNDKEAFKTLIKAFAFFLSILKKEPNLLAKNEKQLPAKKKIIAQTIELFTQANDKALDQTDAKAFNDLVPELSQELGTHFDTLYIEEKKEEILKAKEPKVITKTEPTYHQNVSFSGNDISTFNDREFREYFINLSLMLLKSDIKNFNAYALIFEAMWGRIKALPSSSDQITQIRYPDENLIMLLKKSNELNLDNLEKFIRNLALNPFWIEGIKIFCEFLNSTGLARQSDLICGMVLNFIDKFPDIKKLKFQSGEAFFSEDINKFFIKSNSLEFTSSSDSKKDMSFEYLIKELDKSKHASSAQSELNFMLELSKIFTAQGMNNNAKATYAQIVNFIENTELKDYLSDIYIKAKTFV